One Spinacia oleracea cultivar Varoflay chromosome 4, BTI_SOV_V1, whole genome shotgun sequence DNA segment encodes these proteins:
- the LOC110802303 gene encoding protein FAR1-RELATED SEQUENCE 3-like has protein sequence MLNYCKIEINKGCLVGEFAVERKFQKLYTDAKFLEVQKQCMREVEHTVSEKVWIWSKYLKKEISLGGRKRIYVVLFNKKTSFAKCECNHFECHVIVCRHIINVLYVENVETVPSGYIVDHWRKDIQRKHTLVKVACHDPEKTDEVKRYDKIMNATEPATLRGSISEQKLDMVIEGIMNIVLRLDESDVVTTVVGDNQGGGPSSVGNRKASDGPTTPGFVNKPPKSIGDTPTPTPTVIIKDPDTRGGVKAHRTRDKRFLQPGENKKPAKKQVRKTKNVVDDDNPEPSIYQNRGPMSVHPQNNYVHPQIPFTPGWGGHNRYVSNVAADPQQHEGVVRGSMIYPEQNYNNGVPVQHYQSSSSRVGGGVATNLFPLGWDSYES, from the exons ATGCTGAATTATTGTAAAATTG AGATTAATAAGGGGTGTTTGGTTGGTGAGTTTGCTGTGGAGAGAAAGTTCCAGAAACTATACACGGATGCAAAGTTTCTTGAAGTCCAGAAACAGTGTATGCGG GAGGTTGAGCATACTGTGTCGGAAAAAGTATGGATATGGTCAAAGTATTTGAAAAAGGAAATTTCACTAGGTGGCCGGAAGCGTATATATGTTGTATTGTTCAACAAGAAGACCTCTTTTGCGAAGTGTGAATGCAACCACTTTGAGTGCCATGTCATTGTTTGTAGGCACATCATTAACGTTTTGTACGTGGAGAACGTTGAAACTGTACCGTCCGGTTATATTGTTGATCATTGGAGGAAAGATATCCAACGCAAGCACACTCTTGTGAAGGTTGCTTGCCATGATCCGGAGAAAACTGATGAAGTTAAGCGTTATGACAAGATTATGAATGCGACGGAACCCGCTACTCTTCGAGGTTCAATTTCTGAGCAGAAGTTGGACATGGTGATTGAAGGCATTATGAATATTGTGTTACGTCTGGATGAGAGTGATGTGGTTACAACAGTTGTTGGTGATAATCAAGGAGGTGGACCATCTTCTGTTGGGAACAGAAAGGCGAGTGACGGGCCAACAACTCCCGGGTTCGTAAACAAACCTCCTAAGAGCATTGGAGATACTCCCACTCCAACCCCGACAGTAATTATAAAAGATCCTGATACGCGTGGTGGTGTCAAGGCTCACAGGACACGTGATAAACGATTCTTGCAACCCGGCGAGAATAAAAAACCGGCAAAGAAACAAGTTAGGAAAACCAAAAACGTAGTTGACGATGACAACCCAGAACCAAGTATTTATCAAAACAGGGGGCCTATGTCGGTTCACCCACAAAATAATTATGTTCACCCACAAATCCCCTTCACTCCTGGTTGGGGTGGCCATAATCGATAT GTAAGTAATGTTGCTGCTGATCCACAGCAACATGAAGGGGTTGTAAGAGGCAGTATGATATACCCGGAACAGAACTACAACAATGGGGTGCCTGTTCAACACTATCAG TCATCCAGCAGTAGAGTTGGTGGAGGAGTTGCAACAAATTTGTTTCCATTAGGGTGGGATTCGTATGAATCCTGA